In Acidobacteriota bacterium, the genomic window GCAAGGCATACTCGGTGAACGTCGAGGGAAGCCGTATGCGGGAAATCCGCACGTACGGTTTGACGAGGGGTTGCTGGTCCGTGCGTGATTCCACGGCGGACTGGGGCCTACTCCACCCGGCTTGCGTGAGCGGGGACGCGAAGCGACGCGCCGCGGCACTGTACAGCGGCTGATTGATACGGAGCACCCATGACCGTCCACACCGACTATCTCTGGTTCAACACCAAGCAGCGGCGCGAGATCGTCCGCATCACCGCCGAAGTCGCCGCCATCGTGAAGACGAGCGGCGTGCAGGAAGGCATGGTGCTGGTCTCCGCGATGCACATCACCGCGGGCGTCTACGTCAACGACTGGGAGAGCGGGCTCATCTATGACATCCAGGCGTGGCTGGAGAAACTCGCGCCCGCCGGTCTCGACTACCGGCATCACCAGACCGGCGAAGACAACGCTGATGCCCATCTCAAGCGCACGATCGTGGGACACCAAGTGATGGTGCCCATCACGAAGGGAGCACTCGACCTGGGGCCGTGGGAGCAACTGTTCTACGCCGAGTTCGATGGCCAGCGCCGCAAGCGTGTCGTCGTCAAGGTCATGGGGCAGTGAGCGAGCCGTCCACATCCGTCGGCGATCCGCAAGCGACGGCTTCCCCTGAGCGGCAGATCAGGCCTTCGTCGTCGCCGCCTTTTCCCGGGCGGCCGTTCTCAGCAGCGAAATGCCGGTGTAGATCACGACCACGAACACCAGCCACGTCACCTTCTTGAGGTCCAGTTCCTTGATGACGAGCAGCGCCAGGGCTGAGCCGAACACGCCGCCGATCGCCAGGCCCACCGAGGCCCGATGGCTGTGCCGCTGCTTTCGTACAAACTGCATGCCGGCCACCGGCATCAGAAACGCACACGCCCCCATCATGATCGGGAACGCGGCGCGCGGGCTCATCCCGAGCATGCTGATGAGGATCATGGCCGGCGCGTAGTAGCCGATGCCGAGCGGCATGATCGACCCGAGGAAGAAGCTGCCAACCAGGCCAATCGCCCACCCGACTCCGCTCAGGCCGAGCGTCTCGCCGCCGGACGGCATCACGCCTGTCGCCTTGGCGAACATGAACCCGGCGGCGATGAGCAGTGCGACA contains:
- a CDS encoding secondary thiamine-phosphate synthase enzyme YjbQ; the protein is MTVHTDYLWFNTKQRREIVRITAEVAAIVKTSGVQEGMVLVSAMHITAGVYVNDWESGLIYDIQAWLEKLAPAGLDYRHHQTGEDNADAHLKRTIVGHQVMVPITKGALDLGPWEQLFYAEFDGQRRKRVVVKVMGQ
- a CDS encoding sulfite exporter TauE/SafE family protein, translating into MIAALFVALGILTIAFVAVWFTEARKHPDMPDPGAPDAERIAVGFFANFFDALGIGSFATTTTYVRLRKLVADELIPGTLNVGHCLPTITQAFIGIAIIEVDVPTLVLMIAAAVAGSWYGAGVVAKMPRRAIQVGMGVALLIAAGFMFAKATGVMPSGGETLGLSGVGWAIGLVGSFFLGSIMPLGIGYYAPAMILISMLGMSPRAAFPIMMGACAFLMPVAGMQFVRKQRHSHRASVGLAIGGVFGSALALLVIKELDLKKVTWLVFVVVIYTGISLLRTAAREKAATTKA